A single window of Nocardioides kongjuensis DNA harbors:
- the lipB gene encoding lipoyl(octanoyl) transferase LipB has translation MSEPASRTSSVEFQVVGIDDHLVDYLEAWQLQRRVHDAVVSGAAPTVLLLEHPPTFTAGKRTDPHERPVDPGGAPVIDVDRGGKITYHGPGQLVGYPIVPLPEHVLVVDYVRRVEEALIQVCADLGVMAGRVPGRSGVWLQADPTTGRPERKIAAVGIRVAGGVTMHGFAINCDVDMSWYERFVPCGIADAGVTSLSLELGREVTVAEVIPLVRKHLAVYLAWHSYEPTPNLAPRPEPLHVVLVRPSI, from the coding sequence ATGAGTGAGCCAGCGAGCCGGACATCAAGCGTCGAGTTCCAGGTTGTTGGTATTGACGACCACCTCGTCGACTATCTCGAGGCCTGGCAGCTGCAGAGACGGGTCCATGACGCCGTTGTCAGCGGCGCGGCTCCGACTGTATTGCTGCTGGAACACCCGCCGACGTTCACCGCCGGCAAACGAACTGATCCGCACGAGCGGCCGGTCGACCCAGGAGGTGCTCCGGTGATCGACGTCGATCGTGGCGGCAAGATCACCTATCACGGTCCGGGGCAACTGGTGGGGTACCCAATCGTGCCGCTTCCTGAACACGTACTGGTCGTCGACTATGTCCGTCGTGTCGAGGAGGCACTGATCCAGGTCTGTGCCGACTTGGGAGTCATGGCCGGCCGTGTACCTGGGCGTAGCGGAGTCTGGCTTCAAGCCGATCCGACGACCGGGAGACCGGAGCGGAAGATTGCCGCCGTCGGCATCCGGGTGGCGGGCGGGGTGACGATGCACGGCTTTGCCATCAACTGCGACGTCGACATGAGCTGGTACGAAAGGTTCGTGCCCTGCGGCATCGCAGATGCTGGCGTCACGTCTCTTTCGCTGGAGCTCGGCCGCGAGGTGACGGTGGCCGAAGTGATCCCGCTAGTGCGGAAGCACCTCGCGGTCTACCTCGCCTGGCATTCATATGAGCCGACTCCGAACCTCGCGCCGCGCCCGGAGCCGCTGCATGTCGTGCTCGTCAGGCCATCGATCTGA
- a CDS encoding PEP-utilizing enzyme, with translation MTNPVATFLGDDEFPIQWEEGQQELLWVHDDLHIPNPISPMYADIGGWWLRCDYMFRRFGTPFAADWISKIINGYVYTAAIPAEAGLHAEASEYGARYTPRTPLDESYAEEIGGYMGWVLPTYAENFLVWWRDRLVPEIKRNFERFDTYDYDAASLVELAILLEDAIDMHERHWAIHWTLNFSQFSATMNLNAAIAEAKGEGDHSALMGRLQSSTENRNWDSIEELWKIKEAVKANTGAVAAAFAAGTTGADVLKALQGTDEGRAFLAKEIEAYQAEYGFKSMWAHEFAFKTWREDPTPVLEAVRGYLEADYDYPAEIAAVAKDLAEARAEAVEGVTGEQLTKLEAALDLSFRMNPLTPDHHFYIDQGTNARVRLVLVAIGKKLVEADQLDDANDVMFLKYNELRTLMAGSHSFDAKELVGDRRDAQEDAYEIRPRDWVGTATEENLAFPYLNLWAFPEKVYRQPPSAENEVHGLGASTGVIEGTARLVLSPEQFAEVQRDEIIVCRMTSPAWVVLFTKISGLVTDAGGMASHPAVVSREFGIPAVVGTSEATRKIKTGDRIRVNGSTGVVEVLS, from the coding sequence ATGACCAATCCCGTTGCGACCTTCCTCGGCGACGACGAGTTCCCGATCCAGTGGGAGGAGGGGCAGCAGGAGCTGCTGTGGGTCCATGACGACCTCCACATCCCCAACCCGATCAGCCCGATGTACGCCGACATCGGCGGCTGGTGGCTGCGCTGCGACTACATGTTCCGCCGCTTCGGCACGCCCTTCGCTGCCGACTGGATCTCCAAGATCATCAACGGCTACGTCTACACCGCGGCGATCCCGGCGGAGGCCGGCCTGCACGCCGAGGCCAGCGAGTACGGCGCCCGCTACACGCCCCGCACTCCCCTGGACGAGTCCTACGCCGAGGAGATCGGCGGCTACATGGGCTGGGTGCTGCCGACGTACGCCGAGAACTTCCTGGTCTGGTGGCGCGACCGCCTGGTCCCCGAGATCAAGCGCAACTTCGAGCGCTTCGACACCTACGACTACGACGCCGCGAGCCTGGTCGAGCTGGCCATCCTGCTCGAGGACGCCATCGACATGCACGAGCGGCACTGGGCGATCCACTGGACGCTCAACTTCAGCCAGTTCTCGGCCACGATGAACCTCAACGCCGCGATCGCCGAAGCGAAGGGCGAGGGCGACCACTCCGCGCTGATGGGGCGGTTGCAGTCCTCGACCGAGAACCGCAACTGGGACTCCATCGAGGAGCTGTGGAAGATCAAGGAGGCCGTCAAGGCGAACACGGGCGCCGTTGCCGCCGCGTTCGCTGCGGGCACCACGGGGGCGGACGTGCTCAAGGCGCTGCAGGGCACCGACGAGGGCCGCGCGTTCCTCGCCAAGGAGATCGAGGCCTACCAGGCTGAGTACGGCTTCAAGTCGATGTGGGCCCACGAGTTCGCGTTCAAGACCTGGCGTGAGGACCCCACGCCCGTCCTCGAGGCGGTCCGGGGATACCTGGAGGCCGACTACGACTACCCGGCAGAGATCGCGGCGGTGGCGAAGGACCTGGCCGAGGCGCGGGCCGAGGCAGTCGAGGGGGTCACCGGCGAGCAGTTGACCAAGCTCGAGGCAGCCCTCGACCTGTCGTTCCGGATGAACCCGCTGACGCCGGACCACCACTTCTACATCGACCAGGGCACCAACGCTCGTGTCCGGCTCGTGCTGGTCGCGATCGGCAAGAAGCTGGTCGAGGCCGACCAGCTCGACGACGCCAACGACGTGATGTTCCTGAAGTACAACGAGCTGCGCACCCTGATGGCCGGCTCGCACAGCTTCGACGCCAAGGAGCTGGTGGGTGACCGCCGCGACGCGCAGGAGGACGCCTACGAGATCCGGCCCCGCGACTGGGTCGGCACCGCGACCGAGGAGAACCTCGCCTTCCCCTACCTCAACCTGTGGGCGTTCCCGGAGAAGGTGTACCGCCAGCCGCCCTCCGCGGAGAACGAGGTGCACGGCCTGGGCGCCTCGACCGGCGTCATCGAGGGCACCGCTCGCCTGGTCCTCTCCCCCGAGCAGTTCGCCGAGGTCCAGCGCGACGAGATCATCGTGTGCCGGATGACCAGCCCCGCGTGGGTGGTGCTGTTCACCAAGATCTCTGGCCTGGTCACCGATGCCGGCGGCATGGCCTCCCACCCTGCCGTCGTGTCGCGCGAGTTCGGCATCCCGGCTGTCGTGGGCACCTCCGAGGCGACCCGCAAGATCAAGACCGGCGACCGCATCCGCGTCAACGGCTCGACCGGTGTCGTCGAGGTGCTGTCGTGA